From the genome of Fibrobacter sp.:
GAAGTGGACATACGAACAGGTCTAAGTTACTTGGAAGACTGATATTCCTGAAGCCCGGCAATGACTTTTTGCTGGGCTTTTTTAACGCAGTCTACTAGGTCGGCGTTTGCCGGGGTATCCTGGGGACGGAGCTGCTCGGTGAGTTCCGTAGCAGCCTTGCGAAGTTCTTCGAAGCCAAGGTTGGCTGCCACGCCCTTGAGGGAATGGGCGCCGCGGAAAGCGGCAACGATATCTCCAGCCTCGATAGCGGACATCAGAATATCGTAGGAATTGTCGTTTAGGTACATCAAGGCGAATTTTTCGACGAATGCGTCCTTGGAGAGTCTTCCCAGGATGTCTTCGTAATTTCCGCCGATTTGTTCATAGAAGTCTTTGATATTCATGTTTCCCCCTAATTGATGACGATTTTGCCTTCAGCCTGATATTTTGCCAAAAAATCCTTGAATTCCTTTTCGGGCAAGGGCTTGCTGAAATAGTAGCCTTGAATGTAGTCGCAACCTGCGTTCTTCAGGAAGTTCAACTGGGATTCTGTTTCCACACCTTCAGCAACCACCTTCATGTTCAAGTGGTGGCACATGTTGATGATGAGTTCCACGATGTGGGGAACTTCTTCCTTGACGTCCAGCTGTCGGATAATGCTCATGTCTATCTTGAGGATGTTGAACTTGTAGTTCATGAGCATGCCAAGGGAGGAGTAGCCGCTTCCGAAATCGTCCATGAGGAAGCTTACGCCTAGGTTCTGCATTTCCTTAAGGATGTTGCTTCTGTTTTCCTTGAGGGCGGCGTAGG
Proteins encoded in this window:
- a CDS encoding Hpt domain-containing protein is translated as MNIKDFYEQIGGNYEDILGRLSKDAFVEKFALMYLNDNSYDILMSAIEAGDIVAAFRGAHSLKGVAANLGFEELRKAATELTEQLRPQDTPANADLVDCVKKAQQKVIAGLQEYQSSK